From a region of the Monodelphis domestica isolate mMonDom1 chromosome 8, mMonDom1.pri, whole genome shotgun sequence genome:
- the TNP1 gene encoding spermatid nuclear transition protein 1 isoform X2, which produces MGPHPVAQSRPLHLIMAKGLNRQAPGLRLFKAPRLAASNMSTNRRMKSKGGRRNKSRAPHKGVKRAGSKRKYRKTGLKSRKRSDEAHRTYRSNL; this is translated from the exons ATGGGGCCACACCCAGTTGCTCAGTCCCGCCCTCTCCACCTCATAATGGCCAAAGGGTTAAATAGACAAGCCCCTGGCCTGCGGCTCTTCAAAGCCCCCAGACTGGCAGCGAGCAACATGTCTACCAACAGGAGGATGAAaagcaaaggagggaggagaaataaGAGCAGAGCTCCTCACAAGGGGGTGAAAAGAGCTGGTTCTAAAAGGAAATATCGTAAGACTgggctgaagagcagaaagagaaGTGATGAAG CTCACAGGACTTACCGTTCCAACTTGTGA
- the TNP1 gene encoding spermatid nuclear transition protein 1 isoform X1, with protein sequence MGPHPVAQSRPLHLIMAKGLNRQAPGLRLFKAPRLAASNMSTNRRMKSKGGRRNKSRAPHKGVKRAGSKRKYRKTGLKSRKRSDEGTVHAGNQGKKQQLLADLNGPATLGQKV encoded by the exons ATGGGGCCACACCCAGTTGCTCAGTCCCGCCCTCTCCACCTCATAATGGCCAAAGGGTTAAATAGACAAGCCCCTGGCCTGCGGCTCTTCAAAGCCCCCAGACTGGCAGCGAGCAACATGTCTACCAACAGGAGGATGAAaagcaaaggagggaggagaaataaGAGCAGAGCTCCTCACAAGGGGGTGAAAAGAGCTGGTTCTAAAAGGAAATATCGTAAGACTgggctgaagagcagaaagagaaGTGATGAAG GAACTGTTCATGCAGGAAACcaagggaaaaaacaacaactgctgGCTGATTTAAATGGTCCTGCAACCCTTGGACAAAaggtgtaa